In the genome of Budorcas taxicolor isolate Tak-1 chromosome 7, Takin1.1, whole genome shotgun sequence, the window aggctcctctgtggaattctccaggcaagaatactagagttgctatttccttctccagggggatcttcctgatccagggattgaactggagtttcctgcattgcaggcagattttttatcatctgagccaccagggaagccctattttgaTATTTGATTGCCAATATGACCTAAATGAGGAAAGTAGTCAGAAACTGTTGTGGGGCGGGGttggggctgggaggctggggctgggagttccctggcagttaggacttggtgctttcactatAGTgttctgggttcagtccctggttgggactACTAAAATGATCCCACAAGCCGCAcagtttggccaaaaaaaaagaaaagaaaatgtggggATGTGTTCTCAGAATTCAGCCCCCCAAATGGGAAAAGGGTCCCCATGAGATGGTCGAATGATTTGAGGCATCTCCATGATTTGAGGGGTTTTGGTTTGGTAATGCCTCTATTAAGATATAATCCACATTGAAAACCAAGACGATATGACTGCACTTAAAATTTGGCTCTCTGGGTTGTCCTTGAAGTTCATATCATAGATCCAGTAACTGATGCACCTGGCCACAGTAAGCTGTGGGTTGCTTTGGCTCCCAGGTGCCTGTCTCAGGACAGAGGGGGAGAGGAGAACTTTGGACAGAGGAGGGTAGGATTGAGAACAGTGAGATCTGTGGGGTTTGGTTAAGGTGGCTTGCATGGCCAGGTCCCCAGTTCCCCTCCCTGAGCTCATCTttccctccatcccttcctcACTCCACTCCAGCCACCCTGACCCTTTCCTATCCCTTGAACTTGCCTAATTCATTATAGGCCCAGGGCGTTGCTCTTGCCTTTCCCCTCttcctggaatgcccttcccacCTCTTGACTCAAAGCTGGCTCTTCTCACCTTTCAGGCCTTTGTTCAATGTCACCACCTCCGAGAGGCCctcctgcatcttttttttttgatatttatttggctgcatcagatcttagttgcagcatgtgggatctagttccctgaccaggggtcgaacccgtgcCCCTgagttgggagcatggagtcctagccactggaccaccagggaggtccccctcCTGCATTTTATACCTACAGGAGGCACCCCATCACCTCCCAGGCATTTCTTAGCCCCTGTTCCCCCTGCTGTTACAGCCCTTCTCACTTCCTGAATTATAGatttgtattttatgtttattaccTGCTTCCTCCCACTGGAATTTAAGTTCTAATAGCAAAAGTCTTAAATATCCCTTAAGTGGGATTTCCTAGGtgactcagttgtaaagaatccgcctgctggtgcaggagatgtgagtttgatccctgggtcgggaagatcccttggagtaggaaatggcaacccgatctcatattcttgcctggaaaattccatgggcagaggagcctggcgggctacagttcacggggtcgcaaagagtcagacacgactgagcacgcatgcatgtccCTTAAGTAACCTCAGTAGCTGGCAGAGTAGATCCCCAGTAGAGGGAGTGGCTGCATGGACACAGGACTGACTGGGTACATGTGATGTGCACGGCAGTGCAGCGGAGGGAGATGAGACAGGTGAGGAAGCCTCATGCTTTAGTCCTGAAGGAATGGGGAGCCATCAGGGGAGTTTGAGCAGGGTAGGGGTGCTGGCATGCTGGAGGCTGGAAGTGAGATGGGGGCTGCCCTGACCTTGTTTCTGCCATCCCTGCAGGGTCACCGTCCTCTCTCCCAGCCCAACGTGGAGTCAGGTCCTGCAGGTGGGTGTTTTGAGGTCTGGGGGTCGCAAGAGGAAGGGCCTGACTCTCACTCTGTTGCCccatctctcctcttccctgactCCCCCAGGCCAGACCGATCTAAACAAGAGAGCCTCCTTACCAGCCGGACCGGTGGGCGCATACCCGGAGTCCCCCTCTGAGCCCAGAACTGAGGCTGCCGGGGTTCCAGCAGCCCCAAGGCGGGTCCCTGGGGCAGCAGGGACCTCCTCAGAAGCCAATGGCCCCTGCCCTGGATCCAGCCCCCCTCTGGAGCAGGAGCCGAGTCAGGGGGTGGTAGCACCTGAGGGGCCAGTGAATGAGGCCAGAGGGGGAGGCATGGTGAAAGTGGTGTGGGAGGGGTTGAGGCCCACGGAGGACTGTGCCATTGGGGCCACAGGCCTGGAGCTGGAGGCTAAGGTGGAGGAGATGGTGCTGGAGGCCATCGGGGACAGACAGGAAGCCAGCCGTCCAGAGCTCCCCTCGTGGGTCAAGGAGGACAGGGCCATCGTGGAGGTGgtctgggagggggtggggggcacagagGGCAGTGACTTGGAGGCCATGGTGGAGGCAGGCAGGGCCCCAGAGGCCGTGCAGACCAGATCCCTGGGGCTCCGGGAGGGATCGGGGGGAGCAGCTCCTGGAGAAGGTGCCCCCAGGAGCAGCCctgatggtgatgggcagggggtCTTTGGAGAGGAGGGGTCCTTCATCTGGGTGGAGAGAGTGACCCTCAGTGAGGAATGGGAGGAGCTGGAGGTGGAGGGGTTGGAAGGGCCAAAGGCACTGGGAAGGGAGGAAAAGGATGAGAGTCCATTgcagggggagggcagaggtGAGGAGGAAACACGGGAGGCGGAGAGGAGGCGGGTGGAGGGACCTGAAGGCGCAGAGAAGAGAGGCAGTGAGGGGAAGGCAGGCACAGAGCCAGaaggagcagagacatcactggcGCTAGAGAGGAAAGGAAGCCCGGACTCCGTGGAGCCAGAGAGATGTGAGGTACGCGTGGAAACAGAGATCGGAGGAGGTGACGAACCATTGTCGGCCGAAAGAAGAGAAGTTGAGGGACCTCTGGgggcagagaggggaagagatgAGAAGCCATTGGGAGTAGAGCAGAAAGGAGGTGAGGAAAAGCTAGAGGCGATCCAAGAAACATTGgcagcagagagaaaagaaggggagGAGTCACTGGTGGCAGAAAGAATAGGAGGTGAGAAGCCattggaggaaaaggaaaaaggagatgaGAAATCACAGAGGGTGGAGAGAATGGGAGATGAGGAGCCCTCGGAGGCAGAGAAAACAGGAGACGAGAAACCACAGAAGGTAGAGGGAACGGGAGGTGAAGAGCCACTGGAAGCAGAGAAGACAAGAGATGAGAAATCACAGAAGGTAGAGAGAACCAGAGGTGAGGAGCcatcagaaacagagaaaaatgaagacgAGGACTCACTGAAGGTAGAGAGGATGGGAGGTGAAGAGCCGTTGCAGACAGAGAGGACTCTTGGGGTCGAGGAAGAGCAGAGAGAGTccgaagaagaaaaggaatgccAGGCAGAGGACGTGAGTGAGGCAGGGGCTCCCCCAGAAGCCAAGGAGGCGCCAAGGCTGGAGGATGAAGGACAGCAGCcccaggagaaggaggaaggctCCCCAGAAGcagaagtggaagcagtgaaGCCCCAAACTCCTGCTGAGGGCCAGGACCCCACTGGAGACGCCACCGCACTCCTGGCAGAGACGTCAGCTCAGGATCAGCCTGCTGAGTGCCAGCCACTGCTGCAGATGGAGGGGCCCAGGGCCAACCCCAGGGCCCGGCCCGTGCCCACCTACGCGCCTGCCCGGCAGCCAGAGCCATCTGCCCCTCCAGAAGGTGAAGAGGCAAGCGGCCCTAAGCAGAAGACGTGCCAGTGTTGTGTGGTCATGTGAGCCCATGCCCTCCACCGACTCCCAGCTCCTCTCACAGCTACCTCGGCCTCTTGGCATCCAGCAGGCAGTCCCAGGCGCAGACGGGGCACCAAGGGACTGACCATGGCACCTGGGAGCCAGTTGGTCTACACGTCCACCTCCACCTGGGCTTCCGGACCCCTCACCCGCTGCCTGTGACCCTGGCCCTCTTCTGTGACAAAGCCTtttatacttgaaaataaaatgttaagcatTCGGACAGCGTGAATGTGTGTGTTGTTGGCCCACGACCACCTGACCGTCTGCTGGTGGGAAGTGGAGGGCTTGACTCTGCTAGAAGCAAAGATTCAGTCAGAGTTAAATAGATGTGGCTGCTCTAACAAAAAGACCTCAACTAGAGTAGCtatcaaaagtgaaaaaaatttatttctttggacACTTCTATGGCATCACTTGGAAACCCTCgttttctctgtttcttgctCTGCCTTCATCTTGGGTATGGTCAAAGCTGTATCACAGGGCGTATCAATGCTCCAGCTCATGGGAAAGGGAAGGCAATGTGGAAGACCCCCACCCAGACCCAGCGCTGGCACGCCACCTCTGCTTATGTTTCACCGGTGAGAACTCAGTCTGGTGTTACacttagctgcaagggaggctgggagtgCATCCGACTACAGTTCTGTTATAGCAGCAGGACAGATCTGGGGAGTAGCTGCCACTCTGGCTATCACATGTTTTTCCTTTGCTCCCCCATCCATCCACATTTTCCCTTTAGGGCCAGGCCCTTCTCTGTAGGGGTCCTTCAGTCTCAGCTCTTCCTTGGCTGGGTGTCCTCAGGCAAGTGACTCAGCTCTGAGCCTCTATGTCTTCATCTGTCAAAGgagctcccctctcctctcctgagGTCGGTTCAGGCTGTAGCCTGGAGCCTGCAGTGGGGCCCAGAAGGCCCAGCTCCTCAGGTGTGGGCAGGAAGTGTTTCTCATACCCAGAGTCCAGTGGTGCCAAGGGCTGGGGGTGCTCCTTAACTGGAACCTGCTCTATTTCCTCCACTTCCAGGATGGGTGAGTCACCagggggctgggcctggggcaCCTCCTGGGGAGAGAAGAGGCCGAGATTGTTCCCCTTGtacctgtgagtgtgtgtgctaagttgcttcagtcgtgtctcactctgtgaccctatagactgccagggtcctctgtccatgggattctccaggcaagaatactggagtgggttgccatgccctcctccagggatcttcccgacccagggattaaacccacgtctcctgcattggcaggtggattctttaccactaaatcctgggaagccccttcccctCATACCCTCCACCCCAGTTCTCAACTATCCCCCACTGTCCAGCTTTCCTCAACCCCCTAGAGGGCCCCAAGAAGCCCGGCTTTTCACTCACCTTCACGTGCCGCAGGCTGAAGTTGCTATTGGCAGGGTCAGGAATCTTCTCCCAGACCCAGTGGGGCAGTACCTTGTGCCGCAGATGGACACACCTGGCAAGCAGGTTAGGAGTCAGGGCAGGGAAGCCGGGTGGCTAGATACCCATGCCCAGATGGCAAGGTCCAGGAATGTCCCAGAGCTCTGAAGCATCATCCCCTTATCCCCGAAGCCCCCGCCACCTCCCCCacactcctctcccctctcccccctgCCAAGCCAAGCTCAGTGATGCCCAGCTGCCCTCCCCACCTGGGCAGAGACCCGTGTGTCTGACAGCCTCACCTTCTGCAGGTGGCCAGGCTCACACCACAGCCGGTCAGGAGCAAACCCCACAGCAGAAAGACGACTGACAGAACTTTCCAATTCAGGGTGTTATCTGGAGGGCAAGGGGGAGGGGCAGAAGAACATTTGGACACCAAGAAGGCTGGGAGCGCCCAGGGAAGGCTCATGGGTGGGGCAGGGAACGGGTAAGGAAGTGGATAAATGGGCAGGACTCATGAAGGggtgagggcttctcaggtggcccagtggtaaagaatctgcctgccaatgcaggagacgcagaggactcggtttcgatccctggattgagaagatcccctggagaaggaaaagacaacccacgccagtgttcgtgctggagaatcgcatggacagaggagcctggtgggctacagtccatggggtcactaagagtcagacatgactcaccGACTGAGCATGCCCACATGAATCGGCAGGGGGAGGCTCAGAGTGAGAGTGGGACTTGGGAGAAGGTCAAGGTCAGGGATGGGTCAAAGGGTCAAAGACACACATTGCCTGTTAACCCACAGCAGTGTTCAGCAGCATCAAAATGCATCATCAACATCCCCAAGTCAAAAGGTTGTCTACTCAATGAAGTTCAGTAAGGATTATGTAACTCCCCTCCAGGGGAACAGGGGCCCCTCCCATAGTAGTCCCACCCCAGACCCCTACCTGGTAGGTGAAACTGGAGGCTTGGACCAGGTGGGCCCTGTCCTGCGATGGTGGAGGCAGTCATCCACAGCTTGCAGGGACCCCAGTGAAGGTCAGGCAGGGTGATGGTTCGGGTGTTGCCAGTCACTGGAGGACATACCCAGAGAGGTGAGGGAGGCAGTCAagtcctgcctcaggacctttccACGTGCCATGCCGTCTGCAACACTCTCCCAGATAGCCACAtggttccctcctcccctccttcagCTCTTTGCTCACAGGTCACCTATTTAGTGAGAACTTTCCTGACTGCTCCCCCCTACCCCAACCAATTAAAACAGCACTTGCTTCTCCATTCATCTTCCTTACGTTATTCCTGCCCAGCACTTACTATCATCTGACACACTGCATAGATAGTATTTACTTTATCTATGCCTGCATGCCCCTCATGAGAAAGTTAGGGCCACGAGGGTCATATTCTtagagtcgtgtccaactctagtcagtgcctggcacatagaaagcaCTAAAAAATGATATACAGTTGACCTCTGAACAAGGCAGGGGTTAGGGGTGTCAACTCTTAACTCTGTTAAAAATCCGAGTACAGTATAATTTATAGTCTGCTCTCCttgtctgtgctgctgctgctgctgagtcaagtccgaatctttgcgaccccatggactgtagcccacctggttcctctctcaatggagttctccaggcaagaataccggagtgggtaaccatttcctcctccaggggatcttcccgacccacggactGAACTCGAACCTCCTGCATCCCTTGCcctggcatgcaggttctttaccactgagtcaccagggatgccCTCCTTATCTGTGTTCCTCaataggggttccctggtggctcagatggtaaagaatctgcctgcaatgcaggaggcctgggtttggtctctgggtggggaagatcccctggagaagggaatagctacccactccagtattcttccctggagaattccatggacagagaagcctgtgggctacagtccatggggtcgcaaagagtcagacacaactgagcagctcaCACACACTCTGTAATTCCTAGTTCCACATCAGCAGATCCAACCAACCATAGATAGTACTGTTAAAATTTACTATGGAGAAAAGTCATGTATAACTAGACCcgcacagttcaaacctgtgttgttcaagggtcaagcGTATATTGGAACAAATAAAAGAATGCCATGAATATCATATCCCTCGGAATGCACAGGACCCAGTGAAGGGAAATTTGCTTCAGACCAGGGGGAGACGTCTGCACCTCCCAGAACTGTTGTGGTTACTTCTTTGACCATGCCTTACAGATGTGGGATTTTCGTTCccctgccagggattgaacctagaccTTCAGCTGTAAGAGTTCTAACCACCTGTCCAATAACTATTATCAGTCATTGATAAAGGGCTGCAACTGAAGGGCCTTGATTCCCCAGCACTTCCAGCTGTTGAGGCAGGCAAAATGTTTCAGACCAGAAAAAGCCCTCAGGCCAGGAACGCAGCTGCCAGAGACTGGGAGATAAACTCTGGGCTCTGAGTGGGGCCCTGATGCCACCCATCACAGTAAATAAGGCTCCTGAAATCCTTTCTCAAAATCTGTGGTGCCATATAGCTTTCCCCAACTGTGAATTTTCCAGAACTGGGGCTCCTATTCTTATGGTCTTGGAACTCCATCCTTAATCTCTCACTCGACGCCCTTCTCAGGCTGTCTCAGGTTCTTTACACCAAGGACAGACTGCAGTGTTAAATCTCAGCCTGGAACTTATTGCTAGATCTGAAACTTAAGTATCTGACCATCTCATGGACAATCCCACTTGGATGAGCATGTCACGTGCAACAAATCCAAATGGGTCCCCCAAATTCTTCTCTCAAGACcgtaccactggactgccagggaattccctgttttgCGTGCTTTTTAACTGAATATGCCATATAAAGATATCCAAGCTAAAACATCGAGGAGAAAAAGAGAGCTGCAAAACATCAGGCATAAGCTTTAGGGGCCTATAACATGGTTctcctttaataataataataggtacATGTACtcataaaaggagaaaggggagcagaggatgaggcggttagatggcatcaccgactcaacagacatgaatctgtGCCAACTCCGGGAGatatgaaggacaggggagcctggcatgctgcagtccatggggtcgcaaagaatcagacataatttagcaactgaacaacacataaatatatatgattttaaccCAGTGATATCTATGCACTCATGCAAAGTACAGTTAGGGCAAAGCaactatgttttaaaaacaaaaggcttTATCAGTTAGAGACAAAGGCAGAAATACCAAATTATTTAAGGGTAAAATGAAACCATAGACACACTAGGTAAAAAGTGTGGGGGATACACTCAAAGAGGAATGATTAAATGCAGTTCACTATTGAGACCGGATGGTGGGTGCACAAGGGTTTGCTACACTGCTTTTCCTACTTTGACTTGAAATTTTCTTTAGTAAAGAAGTTTAAAACTTTCAGACAACACAActcaaaaacaacacacaaaaaaacacaacTCCCATCTTTGTGTTAACGTACACAGGGCAAAATATGGAAGCTGCGTGATCAGTATCACTGAAGTGATGAGAACGCTGATACATTTGAGTATACATACTCCTTTGccaagttttaaaatacttttatttctttatttttggccgtgctgggtctttgttgctgagcggGTTTTCTCTAGccgtggcgagcaggggctactctctagtcgtggagcacagacttctcactgcggaggcttctcctgttgcggagcgtgggctctaggtaatcgggcttcagtagctgcagcacgtgggctcagaggTTGAGGCTCTCTGGTTCTAGAGGACAGGCTCAgagctgtggcacacagactgagttgctccgaggcatgcgggatcttcccagatcagggatcgaacccttgcctcctccactggcaggtggattctccaccactgagccactagggaagccccagtgtgtcagtttttaaaacaagaaCAGATAACTTTTGTaatcagaagaaaagaatattttgaatttttattgcttttttaactttttatggtatgtatgtgagatgatggatgttaacaaAATTTATATTGGGAATTATTTCACAACATTTATAACTCAAACCATTACAATGTATACCTTAAACATACACAGTGtgtttgtcaattatatctcaatgggACTGTGGGGGAAAGGGTAAAAAAGata includes:
- the PALM3 gene encoding paralemmin-3, with product MALQSHVWSLATPMPMAESSLYRQRLEVIAEKRRLQEEIRAARRELEEEKLRVERLKRKSLRERWLMDGAAEEPERPQDPTSQDPQSPEDQAQARIRNLEDSLFTLQSQLQLLQSASTGAQHKPSGRPTWRRQGHRPLSQPNVESGPAGQTDLNKRASLPAGPVGAYPESPSEPRTEAAGVPAAPRRVPGAAGTSSEANGPCPGSSPPLEQEPSQGVVAPEGPVNEARGGGMVKVVWEGLRPTEDCAIGATGLELEAKVEEMVLEAIGDRQEASRPELPSWVKEDRAIVEVVWEGVGGTEGSDLEAMVEAGRAPEAVQTRSLGLREGSGGAAPGEGAPRSSPDGDGQGVFGEEGSFIWVERVTLSEEWEELEVEGLEGPKALGREEKDESPLQGEGRGEEETREAERRRVEGPEGAEKRGSEGKAGTEPEGAETSLALERKGSPDSVEPERCEVRVETEIGGGDEPLSAERREVEGPLGAERGRDEKPLGVEQKGGEEKLEAIQETLAAERKEGEESLVAERIGGEKPLEEKEKGDEKSQRVERMGDEEPSEAEKTGDEKPQKVEGTGGEEPLEAEKTRDEKSQKVERTRGEEPSETEKNEDEDSLKVERMGGEEPLQTERTLGVEEEQRESEEEKECQAEDVSEAGAPPEAKEAPRLEDEGQQPQEKEEGSPEAEVEAVKPQTPAEGQDPTGDATALLAETSAQDQPAECQPLLQMEGPRANPRARPVPTYAPARQPEPSAPPEGEEASGPKQKTCQCCVVM